The following coding sequences are from one Ornithodoros turicata isolate Travis chromosome 1, ASM3712646v1, whole genome shotgun sequence window:
- the LOC135388603 gene encoding TNF receptor-associated factor 4-like: MPAVRFYPPPSLDSLGMCEYCGASSMYLWKATTCEHYVCKKCLLNKEPSQAPRCARCNGSSLLLCPGSIFGCKYQTAIPHNCVDHLRTCPRRPTPCPNECSSIVSNTDLPKHLTDECPRRTQECRFCHGNYFVSEIGSHFMDCQDYPVACQYCNQESIRRCSLEEHGAGCRKTPKLCKMAALGCTFKAGDDEMEHHLTLEKHAMCMHEMKVQMNSLEAEIRQAREECSREKQERQKEEEKHNNELKIQDEELRKLRKDFEALLRHFGPSGDNA; the protein is encoded by the coding sequence ATGCCTGCCGTCCGTTTTTATCCCCCGCCGTCGCTGGACTCCTTGGGAATGTGCGAGTATTGTGGGGCATCCTCCATGTACCTCTGGAAAGCAACCACCTGTGAGCATTACGTATGCAAGAAGTGCTTACTGAACAAGGAACCTTCGCAAGCGCCTCGATGTGCGCGCTGCAACGGAAGTAGCCTCTTGCTCTGTCCTGGTTCAATATTTGGCTGCAAGTATCAGACGGCCATCCCTCATAACTGTGTGGACCACCTCCGCACCTGCCCTCGACGCCCGACACCGTGTCCCAACGAGTGTTCTTCTATTGTCTCCAACACCGACCTGCCAAAACACTTGACCGATGAGTGTCCCAGGCGCACGCAGGAGTGCCGTTTCTGCCACGGGAACTATTTCGTCTCCGAGATTGGGAGTCACTTTATGGACTGTCAGGATTATCCGGTCGCATGTCAGTACTGCAACCAAGAGAGCATTAGACGCTGCAGTTTAGAGGAACATGGCGCCGGTTGCCGCAAAACACCGAAACTTTGCAAGATGGCCGCTTTGGGGTGCACATTCAAGGCAGGTGATGACGAAATGGAACATCACTTGACGCTCGAGAAACACGCGATGTGCATGCATGAGATGAAGGTGCAAATGAACAGCCTGGAAGCGGAAATCCGCCAGGCGCGTGAGGAGTGCAGTCGTGAGAAACAAGAACGACAAAAGGAAGAGGAGAAACACAACAACGAACTCAAAATTCAAGACGAGGAGCTCCGAAAGCTTCGGAAGGACTTTGAAGCATTGCTGCGACATTTTGGCCCGAGCGGCGATAATGCGTGA